One genomic segment of Chelonoidis abingdonii isolate Lonesome George chromosome 16, CheloAbing_2.0, whole genome shotgun sequence includes these proteins:
- the ANXA8L1 gene encoding annexin A8-like protein 1: protein MAWWKGWRDEDGSSVRGALSFDPTPDAQVLYKAMKGLGTDEQAIIDVLTKRSNAQRQQIARSFKEQFGKDLIASLKSELSGKFERLIVALMYSPFKYDAKELHDSLKGLGTSEGVIIEILASRTKVQIKEIIKAYKEEYGSNLEEDIKSDTSGYFERILVCLLQGERDDPRCYVDSAMVLQDAQALYAAGEKIRGTDEIQFITILCTRSATHLLRVFDEYQKLASKSLEDSIRSETHGSLEDAMLAIVKCTRNIHNYFAERLYHALKGAGTCDGTLIRVIVSRSEIDLNLIKAEFLKIAGKSLSTMILEDTSGDYKTALLNLCGSDK from the exons ATGGCGTGGTGGAAGGGCTGG CGTGATGAAGATGGGAGCTCAGTGAGAGGCGCCCTGAGCTTTGACCCCACACCCGATGCCCAAGTTCTGTATAAAGCCATGAAAGGACTGG GGACAGACGAACAGGCTATAATTGACGTCCTCACCAAAAGGAGTAATGCACAGCGTCAACAGATTGCCAGATCGTTCAAGGAACAGTTTGGAAAG GATCTTATTGCCAGCTTGAAGTCTGAACTGAGTGGCAAGTTTGAGAGGCTCATCGTTGCCCTTATGTACTCACCGTTCAAATACGATGCCAAGGAATTACATGATTCCCTGAAG GGTCTAGGAACAAGCGAAGGTGTCATTATAGAGATCCTGGCATCACGGACAAAAGTGCAAATTAAAGAAATAATCAAAGCTTACAAAGAAG AATATGGTTCTAACTTGGAAGAGGACATCAAATCGGACACAAGTGGCTACTTTGAGCGGATATTGGTTTGCCTTCTTCAG GGTGAGAGGGATGATCCAAGATGCTATGTGGATTCAGCAATGGTGCTTCAGGATGCACAG GCTCTTTACGCTGCTGGGGAGAAGATACGGGGCACTGACGAGATCCAGTTCATCACCATTCTGTGCACCAGGAGCGCTACCCACTTGCTGAGAG TCTTTGATGAATACCAGAAGCTCGCCAGTAAAAGCCTAGAAGACAGCATCCGGAGTGAAACCCACGGCTCGCTAGAAGACGCCATGCTGGCTATCG TGAAATGCACGAGGAACATCCACAATTACTTTGCAGAGCGGCTGTACCATGCCTTGAAG GGGGCAGGCACTTGTGATGGGACCCTCATAAGGGTCATCGTTTCCAGGAGCGAAATTGACTTAAACCTCATCAAGGCTGAGTTCCTAAAGATTGCAGGCAAATCCCTCTCCACCATGATTCTG GAGGACACGAGTGGTGATTACAAGACAGCCTTGCTGAATCTCTGTGGCAGTGATAAATGA